From Neisseria musculi, the proteins below share one genomic window:
- a CDS encoding oligopeptide:H+ symporter has product MNQPVEKERKFFGHPWQLSSLFQIELWERFSFYGMQGILLIYLYYQTTEGGLGIDKAAAGGIVGTYGGSVYLSTILGGWLADRLWGAERTLFYAGMMVMAGHIVLALIPGVAGLFCGLVLIALGSGGVKAAAGSMVGSLYESEELRPLRDAGFSIFYISINIGGFLGPLLTGLLQSNLGFHYGFGAAAVGMALGLLQYAYGRKALPPTPAPFPLPAGKGKAAAAAAAGVVAVLLAAVWSGWLNLDNFSTLLLAAVILAALVYFVRLLGGSGVEAQNKRHITAYIPLFAAICIFWALWFQVFTAVTVYFDETADRSIGSFTIPVAWKDSLQSLWVILFSGLMAAMWTKMGRKQPKTPLKFALSVIVLGVSYWCFVPFITSGTVMPLAVFALVILGITIAELLISPISLSLTTKIAPPHFKTQMVALTFLAFSLGFTLGGRLFKEYFTAENAAAFYRLIGTVGLAAGMVLLVLVPVLNRLLEGVD; this is encoded by the coding sequence ATGAATCAACCTGTAGAGAAAGAGCGTAAGTTTTTCGGGCATCCGTGGCAGCTTTCCTCGCTGTTTCAGATTGAGCTGTGGGAGCGTTTTTCGTTTTACGGTATGCAGGGTATCCTGCTGATCTATCTTTACTATCAAACCACCGAAGGCGGTTTGGGCATCGATAAGGCGGCGGCAGGCGGTATTGTCGGCACTTACGGCGGCAGCGTTTATCTTTCCACCATTTTGGGCGGCTGGCTGGCCGACCGTTTGTGGGGGGCGGAGCGCACGCTGTTTTATGCGGGCATGATGGTCATGGCCGGGCATATCGTGCTGGCTTTGATCCCGGGTGTGGCCGGCTTGTTTTGCGGCTTGGTGCTGATTGCGCTGGGCAGCGGCGGGGTGAAGGCAGCGGCAGGTTCGATGGTGGGATCGCTGTATGAAAGCGAAGAGTTGCGCCCGCTGCGCGATGCGGGGTTTTCGATTTTTTATATTTCCATCAATATCGGCGGTTTTTTGGGCCCGCTGCTGACCGGCCTGCTGCAAAGCAATCTGGGTTTCCATTACGGCTTCGGGGCGGCAGCAGTGGGCATGGCTTTGGGCCTGCTGCAATATGCGTACGGGCGCAAAGCGCTGCCGCCTACGCCGGCGCCGTTTCCGCTGCCCGCAGGTAAGGGAAAAGCGGCGGCAGCGGCAGCCGCGGGTGTGGTTGCGGTTTTGCTGGCAGCGGTATGGTCGGGTTGGCTCAATTTGGATAATTTTTCAACCTTGCTGCTGGCTGCGGTGATTCTGGCGGCTTTGGTTTATTTTGTGCGCCTGCTCGGTGGCTCGGGCGTAGAGGCGCAAAACAAGCGTCATATTACCGCCTATATCCCGCTGTTTGCGGCGATTTGTATTTTTTGGGCGCTGTGGTTCCAAGTGTTTACTGCGGTTACGGTGTATTTCGATGAAACGGCCGACCGCAGCATCGGCAGCTTTACCATACCCGTGGCGTGGAAAGATTCGCTGCAAAGTTTGTGGGTGATACTGTTTTCCGGCCTGATGGCGGCAATGTGGACGAAAATGGGCAGAAAACAGCCGAAAACGCCGTTGAAATTCGCGTTGTCGGTGATTGTGCTGGGCGTATCGTATTGGTGTTTCGTGCCGTTTATCACATCGGGCACGGTTATGCCGCTGGCAGTGTTTGCACTGGTTATTTTGGGCATTACCATTGCCGAATTGCTCATTTCGCCGATTTCTTTGTCGCTGACTACCAAAATCGCGCCGCCCCACTTCAAAACCCAGATGGTTGCGCTGACCTTTTTGGCATTTTCACTGGGCTTTACTCTGGGAGGACGATTGTTTAAGGAATATTTCACCGCTGAAAATGCCGCTGCGTTTTACCGCTTGATCGGCACGGTGGGACTGGCGGCAGGCATGGTGCTGCTGGTGTTGGTGCCGGTGTTGAACCGCCTGCTTGAAGGCGTGGATTGA